From a region of the Narcine bancroftii isolate sNarBan1 chromosome 5, sNarBan1.hap1, whole genome shotgun sequence genome:
- the LOC138765233 gene encoding acidic mammalian chitinase-like isoform X1, with the protein MKRGLFLIVGFIVFSQLQLGSGTAYKLICYFTNWAQHRQEIGKFLPENIPPCLCTHLIYAFAMIDNNYKISIKERNDEALYTKFNGLKRKNPSLKTLLAVGGFNHQRLINMASNKESRAIFINSAIRFLRKHDFDGLDVVWENPGSKGSSMQDKKWYTILLKELKQAIQEEATIRGKPQLLLSASFPASRDVGFEMNKVGQYLDFLNLMMYDFYGAWNSFTRPRAFPTRLESSMLNLESAAKFWKENGLPLQKMIIGFPTYGRTFTLKLDNRSGGTTLGPGPAGNYTKDPGYWAYYEICDFLKQAKVELIKDHRASSAPKEKIWLGYDDIDSYIVKVQWIKSNKFGGAFVWTMDLDDLNNHCNQGVLPLTTRLKKLLNINPGCENQTPIPPPPPVIHHRANNIKDGSKEAGGADVGVHAGWCANKELGIYIDPTDETKFYRCAKITIHERCAEKMVFNEGCKCCTWAHINGAQESDWCHTRPDGFYSDRFNNSKFYICAGHQTYWRNCPVGLVFYDACKCCNWPTDKNAG; encoded by the exons ATGAAGAGAGGACTCTTTTTAattg TGGGATTTATCGTGTTCTCACAGCTCCAACTCG GTTCAGGCACTGCTtacaagctgatctgctacttcACTAACTGGGCCCAACATCGACAGGAAATTGGCAAGTTCCTGCCAGAGAATATACCCCCCTGCCTGTGCACTCATCTGATCTATGCATTTGCCATGATTGACAATAACTACAAGATCTCCATCAAGGAACGAAATGATGAAGCACTTTACACAAAGTTCAATGGTCTCAAGAGAAA GAATCCTAGCCTGAAGACACTGTTGGCGGTCGGAGGATTCAATCACCAAAG GTTGATAAACATGGCCTCCAACAAGGAAAGTCGTGCCATCTTCATCAATTCCGCAATTAGATTTCTCAGGAAACATGACTTTGATGGTTTGGATGTAGTCTGGGAGAATCCTGGTTCCAAAGGAAGTTCTATGCAAGATAAGAAATGGTATACAATTTTACTTAAG GAGCTGAAACAAGCCATACAAGAGGAAGCGACAATCCGAGGAAAACCCCAGCTACTGCTTTCAGCATCTTTTCCTGCCAGCAGAGACGTTGGCTTTGAGATGAATAAAGTTGGTCA ATACCTGGACTTTCTCAATTTGATGATGTACGATTTTTATGGTGCCTGGAACTCGTTCACCAGGCCTCGAGCCTTTCCCACACGCCTGGAGTCGTCAATGCTTAACTTG GAATCTGCTGCCAAGTTTTGGAAGGAAAATGGCTTGCCCCTGCAGAAGATGATCATTGGATTCCCCACATACGGACGGACGTTCACACTCAAACTGGACAATCGAAGTGGTGGGACTACCCTTGGGCCTGGGCCTGCAGGCAACTACACCAAGGACCCAGGTTACTGGGCTTACTACGAG ATCTGTGACTTTTTAAAGCAAGCTAAAGTTGAGCTGATTAAAGACCACCGGGCCTCCTCTGCACCCAAGGAGAAGATTTGGCTTGGATACGATGATATAGACAGCTACATTGTCAAA GTCCAGTGGATCAAGAGTAACAAATTTGGAGGGGCTTTTGTTTGGACAATGGACCTTGATGATCTAAACAACCACTGCAACCAGGGAGTTCTTCCTCTCACGACCCGATTGAAAAAGCTTCTTAACATTAATCCAG GCTGTGAAAACCAGACTCCAATTCCACCTCCTCCACCTGTAATACACCATCGGGCCAACAACATTAAAGATGGCAGCAAGGAAGCTGGTGGTGCAGATGTGGGAGTTCATGCAGGGTGGTGTGCTAATAAAGAACTAGGGATTTATATTGACCCAACAGATGAAACCAAGTTTTACCGCTGTGCTAAGATTACCATTCATGAAAGGTGCGCTGAGAAAATGGTCTTTAATGAAGGCTGCAAGTGTTGTACATGGGCTCACATTAATGGTGCTCAAGAATCAGATTGGTGCCACACTAGACCGGACGGGTTTTACAGTGATCGATTTAACAATTCCAAGTTCTACATTTGTGCAGGACATCAGACTTACTGGAGGAACTGCCCCGTGGGGCTGGTTTTCTATGATGCGTGCAAGTGCTGTAACTGGCCCACTGACAAAAATGCAGGTTAA
- the LOC138765233 gene encoding acidic mammalian chitinase-like isoform X2, with protein sequence MKRGLFLIVGFIVFSQLQLGSGTAYKLICYFTNWAQHRQEIGKFLPENIPPCLCTHLIYAFAMIDNNYKISIKERNDEALYTKFNGLKRKNPSLKTLLAVGGFNHQRLINMASNKESRAIFINSAIRFLRKHDFDGLDVVWENPGSKGSSMQDKKWYTILLKELKQAIQEEATIRGKPQLLLSASFPASRDVGFEMNKVGQYLDFLNLMMYDFYGAWNSFTRPRAFPTRLESSMLNLESAAKFWKENGLPLQKMIIGFPTYGRTFTLKLDNRSGGTTLGPGPAGNYTKDPGYWAYYEICDFLKQAKVELIKDHRASSAPKEKIWLGYDDIDSYIVKVQWIKSNKFGGAFVWTMDLDDLNNHCNQGVLPLTTRLKKLLNINPENRNLDRPC encoded by the exons ATGAAGAGAGGACTCTTTTTAattg TGGGATTTATCGTGTTCTCACAGCTCCAACTCG GTTCAGGCACTGCTtacaagctgatctgctacttcACTAACTGGGCCCAACATCGACAGGAAATTGGCAAGTTCCTGCCAGAGAATATACCCCCCTGCCTGTGCACTCATCTGATCTATGCATTTGCCATGATTGACAATAACTACAAGATCTCCATCAAGGAACGAAATGATGAAGCACTTTACACAAAGTTCAATGGTCTCAAGAGAAA GAATCCTAGCCTGAAGACACTGTTGGCGGTCGGAGGATTCAATCACCAAAG GTTGATAAACATGGCCTCCAACAAGGAAAGTCGTGCCATCTTCATCAATTCCGCAATTAGATTTCTCAGGAAACATGACTTTGATGGTTTGGATGTAGTCTGGGAGAATCCTGGTTCCAAAGGAAGTTCTATGCAAGATAAGAAATGGTATACAATTTTACTTAAG GAGCTGAAACAAGCCATACAAGAGGAAGCGACAATCCGAGGAAAACCCCAGCTACTGCTTTCAGCATCTTTTCCTGCCAGCAGAGACGTTGGCTTTGAGATGAATAAAGTTGGTCA ATACCTGGACTTTCTCAATTTGATGATGTACGATTTTTATGGTGCCTGGAACTCGTTCACCAGGCCTCGAGCCTTTCCCACACGCCTGGAGTCGTCAATGCTTAACTTG GAATCTGCTGCCAAGTTTTGGAAGGAAAATGGCTTGCCCCTGCAGAAGATGATCATTGGATTCCCCACATACGGACGGACGTTCACACTCAAACTGGACAATCGAAGTGGTGGGACTACCCTTGGGCCTGGGCCTGCAGGCAACTACACCAAGGACCCAGGTTACTGGGCTTACTACGAG ATCTGTGACTTTTTAAAGCAAGCTAAAGTTGAGCTGATTAAAGACCACCGGGCCTCCTCTGCACCCAAGGAGAAGATTTGGCTTGGATACGATGATATAGACAGCTACATTGTCAAA GTCCAGTGGATCAAGAGTAACAAATTTGGAGGGGCTTTTGTTTGGACAATGGACCTTGATGATCTAAACAACCACTGCAACCAGGGAGTTCTTCCTCTCACGACCCGATTGAAAAAGCTTCTTAACATTAATCCAG AAAATCGAAACCTGGATCGACCTTGTTGA
- the LOC138765233 gene encoding acidic mammalian chitinase-like isoform X3 gives MKRGLFLIVGFIVFSQLQLGSGTAYKLICYFTNWAQHRQEIGKFLPENIPPCLCTHLIYAFAMIDNNYKISIKERNDEALYTKFNGLKRKNPSLKTLLAVGGFNHQRLINMASNKESRAIFINSAIRFLRKHDFDGLDVVWENPGSKGSSMQDKKWYTILLKELKQAIQEEATIRGKPQLLLSASFPASRDVGFEMNKVGQYLDFLNLMMYDFYGAWNSFTRPRAFPTRLESSMLNLESAAKFWKENGLPLQKMIIGFPTYGRTFTLKLDNRSGGTTLGPGPAGNYTKDPGYWAYYEICDFLKQAKVELIKDHRASSAPKEKIWLGYDDIDSYIVKVQWIKSNKFGGAFVWTMDLDDLNNHCNQGVLPLTTRLKKLLNINPDSQSRILP, from the exons ATGAAGAGAGGACTCTTTTTAattg TGGGATTTATCGTGTTCTCACAGCTCCAACTCG GTTCAGGCACTGCTtacaagctgatctgctacttcACTAACTGGGCCCAACATCGACAGGAAATTGGCAAGTTCCTGCCAGAGAATATACCCCCCTGCCTGTGCACTCATCTGATCTATGCATTTGCCATGATTGACAATAACTACAAGATCTCCATCAAGGAACGAAATGATGAAGCACTTTACACAAAGTTCAATGGTCTCAAGAGAAA GAATCCTAGCCTGAAGACACTGTTGGCGGTCGGAGGATTCAATCACCAAAG GTTGATAAACATGGCCTCCAACAAGGAAAGTCGTGCCATCTTCATCAATTCCGCAATTAGATTTCTCAGGAAACATGACTTTGATGGTTTGGATGTAGTCTGGGAGAATCCTGGTTCCAAAGGAAGTTCTATGCAAGATAAGAAATGGTATACAATTTTACTTAAG GAGCTGAAACAAGCCATACAAGAGGAAGCGACAATCCGAGGAAAACCCCAGCTACTGCTTTCAGCATCTTTTCCTGCCAGCAGAGACGTTGGCTTTGAGATGAATAAAGTTGGTCA ATACCTGGACTTTCTCAATTTGATGATGTACGATTTTTATGGTGCCTGGAACTCGTTCACCAGGCCTCGAGCCTTTCCCACACGCCTGGAGTCGTCAATGCTTAACTTG GAATCTGCTGCCAAGTTTTGGAAGGAAAATGGCTTGCCCCTGCAGAAGATGATCATTGGATTCCCCACATACGGACGGACGTTCACACTCAAACTGGACAATCGAAGTGGTGGGACTACCCTTGGGCCTGGGCCTGCAGGCAACTACACCAAGGACCCAGGTTACTGGGCTTACTACGAG ATCTGTGACTTTTTAAAGCAAGCTAAAGTTGAGCTGATTAAAGACCACCGGGCCTCCTCTGCACCCAAGGAGAAGATTTGGCTTGGATACGATGATATAGACAGCTACATTGTCAAA GTCCAGTGGATCAAGAGTAACAAATTTGGAGGGGCTTTTGTTTGGACAATGGACCTTGATGATCTAAACAACCACTGCAACCAGGGAGTTCTTCCTCTCACGACCCGATTGAAAAAGCTTCTTAACATTAATCCAG actctcaatcacggatacttccctga